From a region of the Sinorhizobium sp. B11 genome:
- a CDS encoding AraC family transcriptional regulator, producing MFPVDPLSDVLSLLSARSLLSASLRAKGDWSIRFASDGVKFNAVLEGGCYLVSEGSEPRWLEAGDCFLLVNCGTHILCSDPSLTPLSPSEVFGPDHVGSVHADLPGECLFAVGGRVTFDDADAGLLLDALPPILFVSGKSREAAAIRWLLSRLGEEWDEKRAGGSVAADHLAQLLFVELIRVWLAQAETAAPGWMQALNDRRVGAAIRLLHGDPARNWRLQDLADAAGMSRSNFALRFRELAGISPLDYLLRWRMRLGAKALRSGAEPISAISYSLGYQSESAFSNAFKRITGVAPQQYRRDHQMATASARKSESIFGKPDA from the coding sequence ATGTTTCCTGTCGACCCTCTCTCCGATGTCCTGTCGCTGCTCTCGGCCAGGAGCCTGCTTTCCGCCAGTCTCAGAGCCAAGGGTGACTGGTCCATCCGCTTTGCCTCCGATGGCGTGAAATTCAATGCAGTGCTCGAAGGCGGCTGTTATCTGGTCTCCGAGGGAAGTGAACCACGCTGGCTGGAGGCCGGCGATTGCTTCCTCCTGGTCAATTGCGGCACCCATATCCTGTGCAGTGACCCCTCGCTGACGCCGCTTTCGCCGTCCGAGGTATTCGGACCCGACCATGTCGGTTCCGTCCATGCTGACCTGCCGGGGGAATGCCTGTTTGCCGTCGGCGGGCGCGTGACCTTCGATGATGCCGATGCCGGCCTGTTGCTCGATGCGCTGCCTCCTATCCTCTTCGTCAGTGGCAAGTCGCGGGAGGCAGCCGCCATCCGCTGGCTGCTGTCGCGTCTGGGAGAGGAATGGGATGAGAAGCGCGCCGGTGGGTCGGTTGCGGCGGATCATTTGGCCCAGCTTCTCTTTGTGGAGCTCATCCGTGTCTGGCTAGCTCAGGCCGAGACGGCAGCGCCGGGCTGGATGCAGGCCTTGAACGACCGGCGTGTTGGCGCGGCGATCCGATTGCTGCACGGCGATCCCGCGCGAAACTGGCGGCTGCAGGATCTGGCGGATGCGGCCGGCATGTCGCGCTCCAATTTCGCACTGCGGTTCCGGGAGCTAGCCGGTATCTCACCGCTCGATTATCTGCTGCGCTGGCGCATGCGGCTTGGCGCGAAGGCGCTACGGTCAGGCGCGGAGCCGATCTCGGCGATTTCCTATTCGCTGGGCTATCAATCGGAAAGCGCTTTCAGCAATGCGTTCAAGCGTATCACCGGCGTTGCGCCGCAGCAGTACAGGCGCGATCACCAGATGGCTACAGCATCGGCCCGAAAATCGGAATCGATTTTCGGAAAGCCTGATGCGTAG